From Solanum stenotomum isolate F172 chromosome 2, ASM1918654v1, whole genome shotgun sequence:
GACAAGTTTTACCTGAAAGTAATCAACCAACTTCCCCCTACCGATAAACATCATaacaaacaattgaaaatgCAATAAACATACATGGAAAAACACCGGAAAAGATACATGACAATTACTGAAGGATTAATGGCAAACTAGACACGAAAGGGAAACATACCCAACATCAAGAATCCCATTAATAGGATCCAAGAACtgctgatgttgttgttgttgctgctgctgctgcatTGACAACATCTGCTGTTGTAAACTAACATCAGAATTCCCCACCACATTGCCTTTCGAATTCCCCCCCTTTGCCTCTACAAACCTCCAAATGTACCACGAAGCTACCGACCTATAAGGCTTCCATTTCTCACACAACTGATCCATCTGTGATGGCctaggaagatcctcaagaccATATAACATTCTCACCCCTTTCCTAATACCAAGATCATGTATCGGCAACACATCTGGCCTATGAagtgaaaaaatcataaacatatgAACTGACCAAGACCCAATTCCATTCACCATAGTAAGCATTGTAAAAAGGGATTTATCATCCATATCCACAATCGACTTATCCGACAAAATCCCATTTTGATACTTCCTTGCTAGGTCATGTAAATAGCTTGCTTTTCTAGCAGAAACCCCAATTTGACGAAGCTGTTGTGGTGTTAATCCCAAAACCATATCTGGCACCACATTCGATTCCCCACCACAAAGAGATATAAATCGAGTGTAAATCGATGACCCAGCTTTATACGCTAGCTGCTGAAACATAATGCTTTTTGTTAGAGCAAGAAAAGGGGGTTGAAAAAGTTCGAGGGTAGGAAGTGGGTACGTTTCAATTAATGGAGAGAGTAATGGGTCAGAGGATTTGAGGTAATTAATGGCGGATTCAAGCTCACCTTCATATGAAAGTGAACGAGAAACGATTCTTGGCACGATGGTGGAAATCTGGGTTTTGGGTAGCGAGGGATCAACAGTATTGGAAAGCTTCCGGATTTTTCTGGGTCGAGAAGGAAGCTTGGTGGGTGGTGAATGAGCTTGAAGAGGTACAACATTAATGGCGTCGGTAGAAGGGGGATTTGTTAGGGTGGGGGTGTTAGGGTTGGGTTCAGATGCAGATTCTGATTCTTCAGCCATGGATGAAGGAAAGGAAACTGGAAATGGAGATCAATTGAGGGATTTTAGCACAGGGAAAGTCGTCAATGGAGATTGACAAGATTGAAGGTCGTTAATGGAGATTTGAAGGAAACCTAAAAATGGGATTTTTGTTCAATGCTACAGTGAAGTGTCAGCAGTCAGTTCGATGGTGGTCATTGCTACACCTTTGGGGTACAGGCGCGGCGTATaataattttgagataaaatataaaattaattctttgacactatttatatttaaattgtgaggtattttctcaatttatgaaaaaaaaaaaagttacatgtTAGGTAACTTTATAATATTTCTCCTGTTAATATAAAGTATTTAAAGTTTATGtagtttaaattttgagaatcaaaaaataaataagtgttTTAGAACAAGAAAGAATAGATAAGAGTAATGTTTTAGTTTCACATAACATAATGTTACTGATAAGGATTGCTACAGGAATACCAAACATAAAGTTGTGGTGTACTGGTGAGAGTGTTTTATTCTTAATCAGAAGTTTTGGGTTCGAATCTTGGATATGAAGAAAATCATGTTGGAAGCACCACCATCAAATGGGTCCTAGCGCGATCTGAACTTAATCGGAGCTTCAATATGAAATCCAAAAATCgtgtgaaaataaaaataaaggattGCTGCGAAATAATAAAGTATTCATTCGATTTTATGCTAATGTGGGACTTCGGACACTTCATGagaaaaaaacacacacaataTGTTCGTCCCATTTTAAGAACTTCAAAAAATGTCGAACTCCttccattttaaaataagtgatattgaacacttttgagaaaaaaatattaacacaTTAATTATTGTAACCttccattttaaaataagtgaattgttaTGGTAGTGTACCTCCTTTGagtataaatattaatatattaattatgcaattatgcattattttctatttttattctttttaattattttaaattactctTTAGAATAACTAAATATTGATCATGATAACTACTCCTCATCTTTTCATCGTATAGAAAATTTGAATGAAGGGtatagaaaattagaatgaaGGATAAATATGACcaaaacagtaaaaaaaaaaaaaaaattaaaatgaataacTAAGTTAATCTGAGCTATGAAAAACGTTGAACAATTCTCCTTGAAATGGAAGGAGTTGTCACTTTAAAATATCAAGACAtcataaattatgtttttttccaACCTTATTATTGCTCTTAATTAAGAGGTCAGAAGTGATTTAGGAggaatgttttgttttttttttcaccagTGTTCGAAGTCCATATTAAAGCTCCAATTAAATTTGGATCGCGctctgcagggcccattcgggAGTGACGCTCCCAACAGAATTTTCTCCATACACAGGGctcaaacccgagacctctggttaagggtgaacaCTCTCACTAATGCACCACAATTCATGTTCGTCAAAAGAAGCATTAATAGACGAGAGGATATTTTAATAAAactatatgttatatttattatatcttTTTAATGGTGTCATATCACACACTTAAAATAGAACGgaaaaaatacaacataaatataAGTAATGGGTTTAGCGGACAAATTAAAACAAGtcctttattattaattaaaataaaaaattcaaattctataaGTAGAATTGAAACATATGATCAATCTACTACTTGCTAAGTTATTGAggaataacaaaaaataaatctcataCTATTTAAATAGAAATAGGTTTTTTCATCATTCTCTTTTATAAATCGGATTAAGTAAAAATAAGTTATGCTAAATAGGAATTAAGGAGGAGGAGGAAACGAATAagcaacataaaaataaaatttaccgACGTCAATTACAagtgaaataatttaaatagcACATGTAAAATCGATTAGCGGGTGCAATTTCTAACttattaatgaaaaattagataaaaatgttattgaaaaaaCTTGTCATACTTAATTATAGTAGTtttgattaaattaaagaataaaaaagatatgATGACTAGATGAGTACGtagaaagaagaaggaaaatctAAATGCAATCCTTTATAATTGTAAAATAGTGGTATCCAcgttctaattattttttttatttaaaattagagACTTTTTAATCAATTTCAAGGTTTCCACCAAGTCTTATTACCACTAATAATTcatggaaataaataaataaatacttcaCGTGCCATTTTTCTAAGGgagataatattattataaaactaaacaaacaaaagaaaaagacaacACTAGCTGTATTACAGACAGATCAAGATGTAGATTCAAAATTTCGAGTTAACGTGAGATTATATTAGCTAtgttattattgaattttaaatcTTCTCGActaagttgtattttttttataaaaaaaaataatgcagaAATATGatcaataaaaatttatatagttgATTTCAATTTATTCAGAGGTTAGGCATGAATCATGTTTATTgtgacttatttatttgttttgtctAATTTATTGATAGTGGCATTAGTGCCCTACAATTTCTGGATAATGTTTGTGgaaataaataattcatgtgAGTTATTGTattagtattatatatgtcagtAACAGGGGCGTATCCGAGGGTCACCGGGTTCATGTGGACCCACACTTTCCTCTcgaaattatatattatagtgTTAGATGTGTGAATTCACACtcgaagtatcatataatgcaATAATGACTGAGTACACCTATTTAtgtgaggttagaaatttgaattatatataaattttaacgATTTTCAGTAATAAGAATCTAAATGTCGAACcagtcaaatatatatttagatcaaccttttttataataatgCATCATCATCTCAAAATTCTGAATATACCTCTGGTCAGCAATACATATGTTATTCTTTTTCCCTCTCTTGTTACTCATATTTGGAAGTACTACTATAACATACCAGATGTTTCAAAATTGAGTTctgaataaataataaaaatattattagaaaatatctttttctcaaataaatgttatgcaatgtaaaattaaattaatcgaGGTATTGATATATTGAGGGGAAGAAAAAGCATTTGAACTCCAAAAAGGGCCATATAACATATAATTCAACATGGTTgatgtataatgtatttttgtattattatatcatatatatcaCATCCAGCTAACTCAACTACTCATTAATAAAGTCACTGTTTTTTTGGGATAAAATTAAATGTGTGGATTAATTACTAAACCATTTTGAGCAAAGACATATATTTACCCTAttgaatataaatacaatttgcATGTCAATTAGTCCCCCCCAAAATATAAATcacattactattttttttatgaccaTAAATCACACTATTATAATCTGTCATTATCCCCAACTAGCTAGGGCCACCTCTAAAAAAGGCCAACAAAAAACACACACATGGAAATTATTTTACTAGcataaatattactccctccgttgcTATTATTATGttatcattttaaatttcacGGCTCATTAGAAACTATGTAAGTTTACTATTGTATTCTTATTTAGTGTTCTGTTGAAggcaaattttcaataaataaactaaaaataatttattttgattatttaaattgaccaatgagcatgaattaatcatttagtttttctatgttggtctaattcatattttcaagggtaaataaaaaaatatagtgtTACTTATATATTGGTATTGTGAAATGACATGCATTAAAGAccatatatttttagtaaggaCGACATTTAAATAGAAATAGAGGAAGCAAGTAATTCTTTTCACCGAATTTcagattaaaagaaaaaactttatacttccCCCATATAAAAAATTGTTCAGACTTGTTGtctacataaaaaaataatatttggagactatttcaaataatttctatttattaatttgaaatacaaattttgaagttttcattcacaaaaattttatttacttttttcatATCCAAGCACAGCTttaatatgtaaatattttttttagctctgtttcaaatattaactaattttatgtccaaaaatttactaaaatcaattaaattcttaatatttgtaagtacatatattatagtactttcaaataaaataatacagaAGACAGACACACCCATGGACCATTGTTAGCCCACGTTAAACACATGAAGTGGGACAAGACAAAAAAGACAGCAAGATAAAATAGACcagaatatttatatttataaaatatcgaaaaaatatataaattgtgttttttaatttgatctcatttaatatttatatttttaacttttgatatatataataaatacttaattaaattaattattaaatttatataaaattgaacaaattgatacatgtgttatatatatcataatacaCTTAAAAGGTGAATTGACACTAATATGCTACTGTTACTTtaactttatataagtttaagtgtttcCTTTTTGCACGTTTAAAATTAAAGGAATATAGATACCTTAAAAggcatgtttatatattatgtcaaaTTGTAATTGagtgataaaaaatattttattcattactaaaaaagtcaaattaaaaTGTTGGATATCAAATCGCTTTATTAATCGAatattttgtctttcttttagtattatctaaaatattttagaaaatctatTATTTTTCATGCTCATATAAATTTGCTCTTCTatagtaccacataaattacaTAAGAAATGGAAATTGCATTAAATAAAGTCAGTATTACGAAGGAATCAAGTATTATGTTGTACCaaaaactcaatcaaataaaaatgaatgattTGGGATTTCATCCtgtttttttcttatgaataaatctttttaatattagattttaaacataaatatatatttaatcgAAATCTAATATAGGTATACTCAATCAAATGCTAATTACAGTCAGTCAGTGAAAATATTGTACAACTCTTTTTCTAGAGTCAAACTGTTTAAGTTTGACTAGAAGTTTACGCATGTaatctataatttttttgaagtgaaatttatatatttataaattacgtaaaaaatactatgtcacaataattgataatttaaaatagttaaaagatatatgaaaaatttacgatcATGATGATGAATTGCGATTGATCTAAACCTTCGACTAGCAAGTTATTGCAGCCTGCCCCGAATGACCATATAGACTAAAACCTTATTCACACAGCGAAGAAAGGTCGAGTGGAAGGGGGAAGTCAGCTGGATGCTTCTTTGCCATGCGCTttgtttcactttattttttaaaagaaagaaatcaaacaagGGTGAAAATAAGATATACTaatttgaatctcgaaatccaaAAAATGTCAGGAGACTAGCTTAAAATCAGTTGCTGCTGTCATCATCATCTTTTTCCTCAAATCTCTCATTTTTCCTATCTCAAGTCTTCTTTAAGTATATCctctgttttaatttaatacCCTTTTCAGATTAACATCAACATTCTTGCTAATTCCAGTATTTtcaacaatttcctttttcttgatccatagttcaaatttcaagaacTATAGAGAAAAGGGGTTGactaaaaaatttgaaaaaaatgagttttagaGAAGAGAACAATGAAGGGGATCTGAAAAAGCCATTTTTGCATACTGGAAGTTGGTATCGTATGGGGTCAAGACAGTCTAGTATGATGGGTTCTTCTCAAGCTATTCGTGATAGTTCTATTTCTGTTCTTGCTTGTGTTCTCATAGTTGCTTTGGGCCCAATCCAGTTTGGTTTCACTGTAATTTCTCATTTCTGATTCAACTTCTTTGCTttgtttttatgtatatgtcTGTTTACCTGCACAATATCATGTTAGAATGTTCAAGTTTGATGAGAAAAGAGAGTTTTTTGGGATAAAAATGGAGTCTTTAGCTTCTTTTGTTGTGGTAAAGGATTCATAATTggggttgatgaggtgataacCAATTCAATATTGATCACATGTCTGTTTACCTGCACAATATCATGTTAGAATGTTCAAGTTTGATGAGAAAAGATTagttttttgaattaaaatgaaGTCTTAAGCCTCTTTTTTTTGTGATAAATGATTCATAATTGGGGTTGATGAGGTGGTAAACAATTCAATATTGACCATATGTCTGTTTACCTGCCTATTATCCTGTTAGAAGCTTCAAGATTGATGAGAaaagatagttttttttttaataaaaatgaagtCTTTAGCCTCTTTTGTTGTTGTGAAGGATTCACAATTGGGGTAAAAGGTTGCATATTTGTTGGGATTTACAATATGTTATGTCATTCAGATTTTTCTGTTTGCTACTTGCTAGATCGGTTGATgacataataattcaatattgaCTACATGTTTGTTTACCTTCCCAATAACCTATGAGAAATTTCAAGAGTTGATTTCTCATATGGTCAATCAACGGATGAAGTCATTTTCTTTGtaagcttcttttttttgtggttAAGGGATCAAaattagtttaagaaaagaaggtAGCTTGTTTATTGGGATTACAGTTTGTTGTGCCTGCACTTTTTTGGCTGGCCTACACGATTTATGTTGCTGCAATGGATATTTGCATATGTATCTCTATTGATCACGTGTTTGTTTTTGTTGCATTTGAAGTGTGGCTACACTTCTCCTACGCAAATTGCAATTACCGAAGATCTGAAGCTCACTGTTTCTGAGGTCTGCAAGAGTCATTCTTGATTAGTATCTTATTTCAGTTTGTTTCAGAGCTATTGTTGACTAAAGATAATCTTTTCAGTTCTCTTTGTTCGGTTCTTTATCCAATGTGGGTGCTATGGTTGGTGCAATATCTAGTGGTCAAATTTCAGAGTACATTGGGCGAAAAGGGGTAAGATTATTGCATCAAAAATGATTTCTAGTTTTTTCATTTACCATATTTCTGTGTATTGCTCAAGTGGATACTCAAATCCTGTTTTTTTTCCTACGGCAGTCTTTAATGATAGCTGCTATACCTAATATCATTGGTTGGCTTGCCATCTCATTTGCCAAAGTAAGATATTCTACCTGAAGTATATTATATGGTGCCTCGGTAACCTACATTGACATGTATATGCTTGTATCTCCCCACCTTTGGCCTTACCAATATGTTTCAGGATCCTTCATTTCTATACATGGGAAGATTATTGGAAGGCTTTGGTGTGGGAATAATCTCTTATGTGGTAATGTTCAATTTCTTAAATCTTCTCTGGTTACAGTTATTGAATACACCGACATTCTCAAAACTAAATGCTTTCGCTTCCTGCTTTTTGGTGTTTTTAGGTTCCTGTATATATTGCTGAGATTGCACCTCAAAATATGAGAGGGGGTCTAGGGTCTGTTAACCAGGTTCGCGGAGTTATAGACTTATTTTTCGTTAAAACCAAAGTTTGCTATGCCTGCTTAATCAATCACATgctatcatttctttcttaatgTAGCTCTCTGTTACAATTGGGATCATGTTGTCCTATTTACTGGGACTTTTTGTTAATTGGAGGCTGCTTGCTGTTCTTGGTAATGATCATTTCTCTTGAAACTCTCGTTACGCTACAATATACAGTTATGAAGtcttattatcattttttttactctAGTGAATAACATTTAGTGCATATTAGTGCCTCCTTGCATCCACATGGAAGTCAGctccccccccccaaaaaaaaaaaaatagtcaattAAGTTGAAGTAATGGCTATTCATTTTGTGAGGACTGAGAATAGTTTTGAGTTCTTCTTTGTCTGATATCTGCTCAGCTTCTCTTTATTCTTGTAGGTTTACGTTATCAAGCTTTAAGCGCTTTCCTGCTCCCTGACTTAAGACTTGTGTTTTGTTAGTTGAGCAGTATTTCTGTTTAAAATGACAGTCCGTTTCTTCTTAATGATGGTGGTGTTCGGGGCAGTTTGGGtacctgctacctcccaccagcacATGTAGCGGATAACATTTCCAATCAAGGCTTAGGAGATGGAACGGAACGACATAGAGTTTCTTTTGCCTCTGTTGGgattgaacctgagacctcatggttcttctcctacttcattgaccactagtcCACACCACTGTGCTTCCAAAATGACAGTCTTCATTTgcatttttttatagaaaaaatatttttttcttttgtgctTTTGGTGGAGAGGGctatgtttcttcttcttcttctttttattttttttatttttggtaatcaAATTACATCAGAGTTTCCGGATTGAACTTTGAAAGAGCTGGCATATTGGCCGTGGCAGAGCTGCAGAGCCTCATGGAATTGTTCACTTACACTTtaactaaatattattttcttttataggaGCATTACCTTGCCTAGCACTGATACCTGGACTATTTTTCATCCCCGAATCTCCTCGGTGGTTGGTGAGcttcattatatattttttttttgcgtaATTCCTTCGAGGCTTTGATTGCTGTTTGTCTCAGTTGAGTTTCTATCTTAAACATAGGCCAAAATGGGTTTAACAGAAGATTTTGAAACTTCATTGCAAGTTCTTCGAGGGTTTGAGGCTGACATTACCAATGAAGTAAATGAAATTAAGGTAAATTGTTTGAAAGACCATATAAAGCAAGCCTTGTTGCCACACATGCAATTCCGTATAAAACTTGTCGctaaatttgtatttattttatgttttttttgtgtgtagAGGTCTGTAGCATCATCAGCAAACCGAAGAACAGCAATGCGTTTCGCGGATCTCAAACATAGGAGATATTGGTTTCCTCTCATGGTATTTTGACATTTCATGCTGTTATTGGAGTCTTTGTATAAGTTATGCCCTTGTTTTTGTCAATCTTTtaatctttcattctttaggtAGGAATTGGGCTACTTATCCTGCAACAGTTAGGAGGAATCAACGGTGTTATATTCTATTCCAGCAACATTTTCCTATCTGCCGGTACGGATTAAACAAAGCAGTTGCATTTGTCATCTTAAATGATGGAAGTATCAGTAGCATTTGCCTTCTTCAAAAGAAGTGTCATTCTCAGCCTGTCATGTAGCATCTACCGTTTTGTTATGATCCACTGCTGGCAAAACTGAATTGCACTATAATTTTGCCTCAAGAGAACCCCTGAAACAAACTAATTGAATAAGATTGATACATGAGTTATTTaaatggcataatacataaacaaacacTCAAATATGACCACAACTGGCAAGTACGCTCTCCAACTTTGAGAGTatacatctagacacctcaacttggtCTCACCTGGCATCTAAACACACCAACTTGTCCTCATTGCCTGGTGGACACCTGACACTGATGTACGTTGGAGTGTTCAACTGACACGGTGGAGACGAGTTGAAATGTCTAGATGTGGATACTCATAGTTGAAGTGTTTAGTTGTCAGTTGAGACCAAGTTAAAGTGTCTATCTATGTATTATGTCTATTTAAATCTCTAATGATCTACAACTTTCTTCGTGTAATATAAGTCTCACTAATTTAGTCATCTAAACTTCACAGGTATTTCTTCAAGTAATGCTGCAACTTTTGGTGTTGGTGCTATCCAGGTCCAGCTTTTGCTATTTTAGTTTCTCTTCTTTAACTTCCAAGTATGCATATTATTTAGGAAGGAAGGTGAAAAAGTTTCGATTTCTGTGTAGCACTTGCTTGCATTACTTTTGTGCTGTCAAATTTCATCGATGTCCCTCAATGTGTAGGTTGTTGCAACTGCAGTTTCTACATGGCTGGTGGATAGAACTGGACGTAGAATTTTATTAATTGTAAGTTTTAGGAAAGTCATGActtatatgtatattgttcaaacTTTTGATCTAACTTATAAGGCAAATGCTCTTTTGTAGGTTTCCTCGGCTGGAATGACTGTTAGTCTTCTAATTGTCTCCGTTGCCTTCTATCTAAAGGTAGTTTAGTGGAACAAGTTGCTTTCGCATGGAAGATTTAGACTTGAACTGCACTTGTCATTTTTCTcatcatttcttcttttatatttgatCAGGGTTATGTATCTGAGGATTCTACCCTCTATGGTGTATTGGGAATAATATCAGTAGTCGGGGTGGTGGTATGTGCCCTTCTCGATGCGTACAATCTTTATCTCTTGAAAATATATGCTTAAAGTaacatatattcatttttctgACCAACTTCTCATTTCAGTTCATGATTATTTCATTCTCGCTCGGAATGGGACCAATTCCATGGCTTATAATGTCTGAGGTACTTACCTTTTCATTTATCATGTACCCTAAGTTTCAGCTTGCTCTATAATTCTCTTGGTACCTACTTTTGATAATTTCCGAGCAATTGGAGTTGGTCCAATTATTGGATACTGTTGGAATAGCAGTAGTGCTAAAGGTCGTTGACCCTAAGTTGTATGTTGCACTTTAAGCTGGTTAAATTACCTATCGGTTCGGTCAGAGAT
This genomic window contains:
- the LOC125856340 gene encoding alkylbase DNA glycosidase-like protein mag2 isoform X2; this translates as MAEESESASEPNPNTPTLTNPPSTDAINVVPLQAHSPPTKLPSRPRKIRKLSNTVDPSLPKTQISTIVPRIVSRSLSYEGELESAINYLKSSDPLLSPLIETYPLPTLELFQPPFLALTKSIMFQQLAYKAGSSIYTRFISLCGGESNVVPDMVLGLTPQQLRQIGVSARKASYLHDLARKYQNGILSDKSIVDMDDKSLFTMLTMVNGIGSWSVHMFMIFSLHRPDVLPIHDLGIRKGVRMLYGLEDLPRPSQMDQLCEKWKPYRSVASWYIWRFVEAKGGNSKGNVVGNSDVSLQQQMLSMQQQQQQQQHQQFLDPINGILDVGACAWGQ
- the LOC125856338 gene encoding sugar transporter ERD6-like 6 → MSFREENNEGDLKKPFLHTGSWYRMGSRQSSMMGSSQAIRDSSISVLACVLIVALGPIQFGFTCGYTSPTQIAITEDLKLTVSEFSLFGSLSNVGAMVGAISSGQISEYIGRKGSLMIAAIPNIIGWLAISFAKDPSFLYMGRLLEGFGVGIISYVVPVYIAEIAPQNMRGGLGSVNQLSVTIGIMLSYLLGLFVNWRLLAVLGALPCLALIPGLFFIPESPRWLAKMGLTEDFETSLQVLRGFEADITNEVNEIKRSVASSANRRTAMRFADLKHRRYWFPLMVGIGLLILQQLGGINGVIFYSSNIFLSAGISSSNAATFGVGAIQVVATAVSTWLVDRTGRRILLIVSSAGMTVSLLIVSVAFYLKGYVSEDSTLYGVLGIISVVGVVFMIISFSLGMGPIPWLIMSEILPIKIKGLAGSTATLANWLFSWVITVTAPLLMAWSSGGTFTIYMVMCAFTVAFVAIWVPETKGRTLEEIQFSFR